GGAAAAGATTTAGTGAAGAGTGATGCGTTGACCAAAAATACTTTCTTTCTGGAAACGGATACCTTCTTCAAGGGTGTTTAACCGATCCGGAGCCTTACTCAGAAGCTGTTCTCTGGCCCAAAAATAGAGATGTTTATGTTCATCAAGCTCGGCCATAATCTCTTCGCGACGAGAAAAAGGGATTTTATCCCCCAGATTCATTAAAGCATATTCATGCCCAAAGGCTGACTGAGTCATCATCGATTCCAAAGCCAATGTTTCATTATTAGTCTCCTCAGAAACGGGCATGAGCTGAAGATTTAAATCTTGTTTGTTAAACCCTTGTTTCATAGTGTTTCCCCACGCAATAACCTAGCAATTAGCCTGCCAAAAAAGAGGGTTTAGATTAAGTATAATACTATGATATTACTTATTTTTTTAAGAGGACCCCGGGGGAACAAAAAGCATCTGGAGGCTTCACCCCCCAAATAAAGGAAAAAGACTGAGGCCCTATTGCCTCAAATTGAGGGAATGAAGAAGGGTCCCCAAAGTTTTCATGGGGCGGGAACTTTCCGTAATGGGGCGGCCCATCACCAAATAATGACTTCCATTTTTAAGAGCTTCTTGGGGAGAAACAACGCGTTTTTGATCATGGGTGGCTTCCCCTGGGAGACGAATACCCGGAGTCACCAAACAAAATTTTTCACCCATTTTCTTCTTTAATAAGGGAGCTTCCATGGCGGAACAAACAACCCCGTCTAAACTGGCCTCTTGGGCCTTTGAAGCCAGGCTTAACACCTGCTCTTCTATAGAAAGAGAAACATTTATATCTTTAAGGTTGGATAAACTAGTCAGCACGGTCACTCCCATCAAAAGCGGGGCATGTATTTTATTTTGAGCCGCCACCTTCAAAGAAGCTTCTTTGGCTCTGGCCATCATTTCAATCCCCCCACTGGCATGGATATTAAACATCCACACACCCATGCGGGTAGCCACACTAGCAGCCTCTGCTACAGTATTAGGAATATCATGAAATTTTAAGTCGAGAAAAACACGGACATCCTGATTGACAATTTTTTCAACCAAGCGGCGGCCTCCGCTCAAAAAAAGTTCGTAACCCACTTTAAAAGCAACTCCCGTCACTTTAAGTTTATGAACCAAATTAAGCGCCTTCAGTGAAGAAGAAGTGTCAAGCGCAATGATGATGGGGTTGTGTTTCACGGATCTATATTTGTAGTTTGAATTTTAACAAGCTGATCGCTTGGTC
The genomic region above belongs to Deltaproteobacteria bacterium GWA2_45_12 and contains:
- a CDS encoding orotidine 5'-phosphate decarboxylase; the protein is MKHNPIIIALDTSSSLKALNLVHKLKVTGVAFKVGYELFLSGGRRLVEKIVNQDVRVFLDLKFHDIPNTVAEAASVATRMGVWMFNIHASGGIEMMARAKEASLKVAAQNKIHAPLLMGVTVLTSLSNLKDINVSLSIEEQVLSLASKAQEASLDGVVCSAMEAPLLKKKMGEKFCLVTPGIRLPGEATHDQKRVVSPQEALKNGSHYLVMGRPITESSRPMKTLGTLLHSLNLRQ